A window from Actinomycetes bacterium encodes these proteins:
- the zwf gene encoding glucose-6-phosphate dehydrogenase yields MSPDTTEPTPANHVIVLFGAAGDLAARKLLPGFYHLSQVGLMPEDFRIVGTSRRSMPDEDFRSHAHDAVLKYGRSKPDGDSWDRFVQRLSYVSSSAEDMGGLSTAVNGAKGELGSGARVLHYLSIPPLAMSGIVTGLGSAGLAGDESKVILEKPFGTDLESARELDALLHSVFSEDQIFRIDHFLGKEDVQNILAVRFSNRLFEPVWCNQHVRNIQIDVPETLGVENRAKFYDATGAFRDMVVTHLFQALGFVAMEPPTAFTAEALHVEKQKVFDALMPLDPGRVVRGQYDGYLDADGVAEGSDTETLVAVEAHIDNKRWEGVPIYLRTGKRMPVGKRVITVKLKHPPMGMFSDGDTHGNELVFEIGEPGSIRVNFTTKEPGATMSLGNAHMDYDYKQNFDPRCELEAYERLLHDAMLDEHMLFNRAAGIERLWEVSAPVLADPPKSRPYAQGTWGPDGIAELMAPHHWHLPQL; encoded by the coding sequence ATGAGTCCCGATACGACAGAACCAACTCCGGCCAATCACGTGATCGTGTTGTTCGGAGCGGCCGGTGACCTTGCGGCGCGCAAGCTGCTGCCTGGCTTCTACCACCTCAGCCAGGTGGGCCTCATGCCGGAGGACTTCCGGATCGTGGGCACATCGCGGCGCTCGATGCCCGACGAGGACTTCCGTTCCCACGCGCACGATGCGGTGCTCAAGTACGGGCGGAGCAAGCCGGACGGTGATTCGTGGGACCGCTTCGTGCAGCGGCTGAGCTACGTGTCGTCCTCGGCAGAGGACATGGGCGGGTTGTCGACCGCGGTAAACGGGGCGAAGGGTGAACTCGGTTCCGGGGCACGGGTGCTGCACTACCTGTCGATACCCCCGCTCGCGATGTCGGGCATCGTGACCGGGCTCGGGTCCGCCGGCCTGGCGGGCGACGAATCGAAGGTGATCCTCGAAAAGCCGTTCGGCACCGACCTCGAATCGGCAAGGGAACTCGACGCCCTGCTGCACTCGGTGTTCTCCGAGGACCAGATCTTCCGCATCGACCACTTCCTGGGCAAGGAAGACGTGCAGAACATTCTGGCGGTGCGCTTCTCGAACAGGCTCTTCGAGCCGGTGTGGTGCAACCAGCACGTACGCAACATCCAGATCGATGTGCCCGAGACCCTCGGCGTGGAGAACCGGGCGAAGTTCTACGACGCCACAGGTGCGTTTCGCGACATGGTGGTCACTCACCTGTTCCAGGCACTCGGCTTCGTCGCGATGGAACCGCCCACCGCGTTCACAGCTGAGGCGCTGCACGTCGAGAAGCAGAAGGTGTTCGACGCGCTTATGCCGCTCGATCCCGGCCGTGTCGTGCGTGGCCAGTACGACGGCTACCTCGATGCCGATGGCGTGGCGGAAGGATCAGACACCGAGACCCTCGTCGCGGTGGAGGCACACATCGACAACAAGCGCTGGGAGGGTGTGCCGATCTACCTCCGCACCGGCAAGCGGATGCCGGTGGGCAAGCGAGTGATCACCGTGAAGCTGAAGCATCCGCCGATGGGCATGTTCAGCGACGGGGATACCCACGGCAACGAGCTGGTGTTCGAGATCGGGGAGCCCGGCTCCATAAGGGTCAACTTCACTACGAAGGAGCCCGGCGCCACGATGTCGCTCGGAAACGCGCACATGGACTACGACTACAAGCAGAACTTCGATCCCCGTTGCGAGCTCGAGGCCTACGAGCGTCTCCTTCACGACGCGATGCTCGATGAGCACATGCTGTTCAACCGGGCCGCGGGGATCGAGCGCCTCTGGGAGGTGAGCGCCCCGGTGCTCGCCGACCCCCCGAAGTCGCGTCCCTACGCGCAGGGCACCTGGGGCCCGGATGGCATCGCGGAGCTGATGGCGCCTCATCACTGGCACCTGCCACAACTCTGA
- a CDS encoding threonine/serine dehydratase has protein sequence MTQALTIDDINAAADRIQPWVHVTPVMQSGSVDEATGAQVHLKCEHLQRSGSFKARGAYNKMLSLTDEQRGAGVVAVSSGNHGAAVALAARSLGVEATVFMPQDAPELKRRATEAYGAGVVTFDRSTPDRDALAIRHSREHGSTIMEPYDDHIVMAGAGTAALELSGQAGFDVVVVPVSGGGLMAGSATALRATLPGVHIVGVEPATANDTERSLEAGEPIEVPDPQTVADGLAIPKPGRLTFPIVAELVDEIVTVEDADTLMAMRFLFERTKQVVEPSGAITLAAAMTGRYRGQSVALMASGGNIGAAQFAALCG, from the coding sequence ATGACGCAAGCACTGACGATCGACGACATCAACGCGGCCGCGGATCGCATCCAGCCCTGGGTGCACGTCACACCCGTCATGCAGAGCGGGTCCGTGGATGAGGCCACGGGCGCTCAGGTACACCTGAAGTGCGAGCACCTCCAGCGCTCCGGGTCGTTCAAGGCCCGCGGTGCCTACAACAAGATGCTGTCACTCACCGACGAACAGCGTGGCGCCGGAGTGGTGGCTGTCTCGTCGGGCAATCATGGCGCAGCGGTGGCGCTCGCCGCACGCAGTCTCGGTGTCGAGGCGACCGTGTTCATGCCACAGGACGCGCCCGAGCTCAAGCGGCGAGCCACCGAGGCCTACGGCGCCGGCGTGGTGACCTTCGACCGCTCGACCCCGGACCGCGATGCGCTCGCCATCCGGCATTCCAGGGAACACGGCTCCACGATCATGGAGCCCTACGACGACCACATCGTCATGGCGGGTGCCGGGACCGCAGCCCTGGAGCTCTCGGGTCAGGCCGGCTTCGATGTGGTGGTCGTTCCCGTCAGCGGTGGCGGGCTGATGGCGGGTTCCGCCACCGCCCTGCGGGCGACCTTGCCCGGCGTGCACATCGTGGGTGTGGAACCAGCGACCGCCAACGACACCGAGCGCTCGCTTGAGGCCGGCGAGCCGATCGAGGTCCCGGACCCACAGACCGTGGCCGACGGCCTCGCCATCCCGAAGCCGGGGCGGCTGACGTTTCCGATAGTTGCGGAGCTGGTCGACGAGATCGTGACGGTCGAGGATGCCGACACGCTCATGGCCATGCGGTTCCTCTTCGAGCGGACCAAGCAGGTCGTGGAGCCATCCGGTGCCATCACGCTCGCAGCTGCGATGACCGGCCGCTATCGCGGTCAGTCCGTGGCGCTCATGGCGTCGGGTGGCAACATCGGCGCCGCGCAGTTCGCTGCGCTGTGTGGCTGA
- the pgi gene encoding glucose-6-phosphate isomerase → MAADQPARLTDRPAWGALASEHQSLSQRHLRELFAEDPTRGETMVAEAVGLYLDYSKNRVTADTMTHLVALAEQSGLRGHIDAMFRGERINVSEDRSVLHTALRLPRDAELTVDGTDVVAEVHEVLDRMGAFATSVRSGEWKGHTGRPIRNVVNVGIGGSDLGPVMAYEALRHYSQRDLTVRFVSNVDSTDFAEATHDLDPSETLFIIASKTFSTLETMTNAHSARAWVLDALGGGDTPDSGVVAKHFVAVSTSAERVSEFGIDTDNMFGFWDWVGGRYSMDSAIGLSTMVAIGPDAFAELLAGFHAMDEHFRTEPFESNLPVLMGMLAVWYRNFFGSQTVGVMPYDQYLKRFPAYLQQLTMESNGKHVTLAGEHVEADTGAVYWGEPGTNGQHSFYQLIHQGTTMIPVDLIGFGKTLNPLGEHHDLLSSNVFAQAQALAFGKTPEEVRAEGTPESVVPHRVMEGNRPTNVILAEVLTPYRLGTLVALYEHSVFTQGTVWGIDSFDQWGVELGKALANQIAPELISADEPDLDHDSSTNALIRKYRSLK, encoded by the coding sequence ATGGCTGCCGACCAGCCTGCGAGGCTCACGGACCGGCCGGCCTGGGGTGCACTGGCCTCCGAGCACCAGTCGTTGTCCCAGCGGCACCTGAGGGAACTGTTCGCGGAGGACCCCACCCGCGGCGAGACGATGGTTGCCGAAGCGGTCGGCCTCTACCTCGACTACTCGAAGAACAGGGTGACCGCGGACACGATGACGCACCTGGTCGCACTCGCCGAGCAGTCCGGGCTGCGGGGCCACATCGACGCCATGTTCCGCGGTGAGCGCATCAACGTGAGTGAGGACCGCTCGGTGCTGCACACGGCACTGCGCCTGCCACGCGACGCCGAGCTGACCGTGGATGGCACGGACGTGGTCGCCGAAGTGCACGAAGTGCTCGACCGCATGGGCGCGTTCGCCACGAGTGTCCGGTCGGGTGAGTGGAAGGGGCATACCGGAAGGCCCATCCGCAACGTGGTCAATGTCGGCATCGGCGGTTCGGACCTCGGCCCCGTGATGGCCTATGAGGCGCTGCGCCACTACAGCCAGCGCGACCTCACGGTCCGCTTCGTCTCCAATGTCGACTCCACGGACTTCGCGGAGGCGACCCACGACCTGGATCCGTCCGAGACGCTGTTCATCATCGCCTCCAAGACCTTCTCGACCCTCGAGACGATGACCAACGCCCACTCGGCGCGGGCCTGGGTTCTCGACGCGCTCGGCGGGGGTGACACACCCGACTCCGGCGTGGTCGCGAAGCACTTCGTGGCTGTGTCCACCAGCGCCGAGCGCGTCTCGGAGTTCGGCATCGACACCGACAACATGTTCGGTTTCTGGGACTGGGTGGGTGGCCGCTACTCGATGGACTCCGCCATCGGGCTGTCCACCATGGTCGCCATCGGCCCCGACGCCTTCGCGGAGTTGCTGGCCGGCTTCCACGCGATGGACGAGCACTTCCGCACCGAGCCGTTCGAGTCGAACCTGCCGGTGCTCATGGGAATGCTGGCTGTCTGGTACCGCAACTTCTTCGGCTCCCAGACGGTCGGCGTGATGCCATATGACCAGTACCTGAAGCGGTTCCCGGCCTACCTGCAGCAGCTCACGATGGAGTCCAACGGCAAGCACGTGACCCTCGCCGGCGAGCACGTGGAGGCCGACACCGGGGCCGTGTACTGGGGTGAGCCAGGTACCAACGGCCAGCACAGCTTCTACCAGCTCATCCACCAGGGCACGACCATGATCCCGGTCGACCTGATCGGGTTCGGCAAGACCCTCAACCCACTCGGCGAGCACCACGACCTGCTCAGTTCGAACGTGTTCGCACAGGCCCAGGCCCTCGCCTTCGGCAAGACGCCCGAGGAGGTGCGCGCCGAGGGAACGCCCGAGAGCGTCGTGCCGCACCGCGTGATGGAGGGCAACCGGCCGACCAACGTGATCCTGGCGGAGGTCCTGACGCCGTACCGGCTCGGCACCCTCGTTGCCCTCTACGAGCATTCCGTGTTCACCCAGGGCACCGTGTGGGGCATCGACTCCTTCGACCAGTGGGGAGTGGAGCTCGGCAAGGCGCTCGCCAACCAGATCGCTCCCGAGTTGATCTCGGCCGACGAACCCGATCTCGACCACGACTCGTCGACAAATGCCCTCATCCGCAAGTACCGCTCGCTCAAGTAG
- a CDS encoding SRPBCC family protein: protein MRIQCEKVGPEFFEDKQHCSSVHEIVQATPERVFEIFQDAESWTKWALPITDVEWTSPFPLDEGATRTVSMMGDLVGYEEFIVWDPPRRMAFRFNEVNKAMVKAFAEDYRVHDLGDGRSLVEWTMGIIPDGPSAKLHRFTKPSTAAGLAYMLKRFRKYVDSDPVLANDGAAGK from the coding sequence ATGAGGATCCAGTGTGAAAAGGTCGGCCCGGAGTTCTTCGAGGACAAGCAGCATTGCTCGTCGGTACACGAGATCGTCCAGGCGACGCCGGAGCGGGTCTTCGAGATATTCCAGGACGCCGAGTCATGGACCAAGTGGGCGCTTCCGATCACCGACGTGGAGTGGACGTCGCCCTTCCCGCTGGATGAGGGTGCCACACGCACCGTGTCGATGATGGGCGATCTCGTCGGATACGAGGAGTTCATAGTGTGGGACCCGCCTCGCCGCATGGCCTTCCGCTTCAACGAGGTCAACAAGGCGATGGTGAAGGCCTTCGCGGAGGACTACCGGGTCCACGACCTGGGTGACGGCCGCAGCCTCGTGGAGTGGACGATGGGGATCATCCCCGACGGCCCCTCGGCCAAGCTCCACCGGTTCACCAAACCTTCCACCGCCGCGGGGCTCGCCTACATGCTGAAGCGATTCCGCAAGTACGTGGACTCCGATCCCGTTCTGGCGAACGACGGGGCCGCAGGGAAGTGA
- the gnd gene encoding decarboxylating 6-phosphogluconate dehydrogenase → MTTDNPQQLGMIGLGRMGANLVRRLMRDGHRCVVYDVNADAVAELEKEGAVGATTLEDFVAALEVPRAMWIMVPAGYVQGTVDKLAQLLDADDVVIDGGNSYYRDDLARAAQLKPKGIHYVDCGTSGGVWGLERGYCLMIGGEDTAVERLDSIWATIAPGEGDADPTPGRKEGGTAQKGYLHCGPNGAGHFVKMVHNGVEYGMMAAIAEGLSIIKHADAGLHTQEVDAETTPLRDPEFYQYEVDVGEVAEVWRRGSVIGSWLVDLTAAALAESPELSDYAGRVSDSGEGRWTVIAGIEEGVPASVISAALNERFESRDLGTFTGKVLSAMRGQFGGHAEKPDKGS, encoded by the coding sequence ATGACAACCGACAACCCCCAGCAGCTCGGAATGATCGGCCTCGGCCGGATGGGCGCCAACCTCGTTCGCCGCCTGATGCGCGACGGCCACCGCTGCGTGGTCTACGACGTCAACGCGGACGCCGTCGCCGAACTCGAGAAGGAGGGTGCGGTCGGCGCCACCACGCTCGAGGACTTCGTCGCAGCGCTGGAAGTGCCGCGGGCGATGTGGATCATGGTGCCTGCCGGCTACGTGCAGGGAACCGTGGACAAGCTGGCACAGCTTCTCGACGCCGACGATGTGGTGATCGACGGTGGCAACTCCTACTACCGCGACGACCTGGCCCGGGCGGCCCAGCTGAAGCCGAAGGGTATCCACTATGTGGACTGCGGCACATCAGGTGGGGTGTGGGGTCTCGAGCGCGGCTACTGCCTGATGATCGGCGGTGAGGACACCGCTGTGGAGCGCCTCGACTCGATCTGGGCGACGATAGCGCCGGGTGAGGGCGACGCGGATCCGACACCCGGGCGCAAGGAGGGCGGCACCGCCCAGAAGGGCTATCTGCACTGCGGGCCCAACGGAGCAGGCCATTTCGTGAAGATGGTCCACAACGGCGTGGAGTACGGGATGATGGCCGCGATCGCCGAGGGCCTGAGCATCATCAAGCACGCGGATGCCGGACTGCACACCCAGGAGGTCGACGCCGAGACCACGCCGCTGCGCGATCCGGAGTTCTACCAGTACGAGGTCGACGTGGGTGAGGTGGCCGAGGTGTGGCGCCGGGGCTCGGTCATCGGTTCCTGGCTGGTCGATCTGACTGCCGCGGCGCTGGCGGAGTCGCCTGAGCTCTCCGACTACGCAGGGCGGGTGTCCGATTCCGGGGAGGGACGCTGGACCGTCATCGCCGGCATCGAGGAGGGCGTGCCCGCCAGTGTGATCTCCGCTGCGCTCAACGAGCGGTTCGAGTCGCGGGATCTCGGTACGTTCACCGGCAAGGTGCTCTCCGCCATGCGCGGGCAGTTCGGCGGCCACGCCGAGAAGCCCGACAAGGGGAGCTGA
- the pgl gene encoding 6-phosphogluconolactonase, with amino-acid sequence MRHSLDVHDDATAVATAAAEHVVARAARAVADHGSFHFAVSGGHTPWAMFAVLAERDMPWEQSVIYQVDERMAPADDPDRNLAHLHEALAGAPAAVVAMPVEAPDPDAAAASYAAELPDRFDLVHLGLGPDGHTASLVPGDAVLDVTDRLVAPTAGEYQGRRRMTLTYPGLARAERLLWLVTGDTKVDPLRALLSGDTSIPAGRVEAGESLIMADRAAAPAT; translated from the coding sequence ATGAGACACAGCCTCGATGTGCACGACGACGCGACCGCCGTGGCGACCGCGGCCGCAGAGCACGTGGTCGCCCGGGCAGCCCGGGCGGTGGCCGATCACGGCAGTTTCCATTTCGCAGTCAGCGGCGGCCACACGCCTTGGGCGATGTTCGCGGTTCTCGCAGAGCGGGACATGCCATGGGAGCAGTCGGTGATCTACCAGGTTGACGAGCGCATGGCTCCGGCCGATGATCCCGACCGCAACCTCGCCCACCTCCACGAGGCGCTCGCGGGAGCGCCGGCCGCAGTCGTGGCCATGCCCGTCGAAGCTCCCGACCCCGATGCCGCGGCCGCGAGCTACGCAGCGGAGCTGCCGGATCGATTCGATCTGGTGCACCTCGGTCTGGGGCCCGACGGTCACACGGCCTCGCTCGTGCCCGGCGACGCGGTGCTGGACGTGACGGACCGTCTGGTCGCACCCACGGCGGGTGAGTACCAGGGGCGGCGACGCATGACCCTCACATACCCCGGGCTTGCCCGTGCCGAGAGGCTGCTCTGGCTGGTCACGGGGGACACGAAGGTCGACCCGCTGCGTGCCCTGCTGTCGGGCGACACGTCCATCCCGGCGGGGCGTGTCGAGGCGGGGGAGTCCTTGATCATGGCCGACCGTGCAGCAGCTCCAGCCACCTGA
- a CDS encoding cytochrome P450 yields MTAAAKPAHERQIDLLEGDFYVNDPYPTYAWMRDNAPAYWDAANELWGISRYDDVVEIEKAKAQFINGGQDKGGYRPNIPADPAIIGLDDPHHSARRKLVSRRFTPRAVMSFEDHIRGVVKALFDAAMGHDGPVEVVGELAAPLPAEMIGMLLGFPEEMTPKLQDWSERTIALGGGPGYFNEDGIAAAMEFAAASADLYEEKKGCPAEDVMSAWTTAEVPGHDFGVDEVISDCLLLLDGGAETTRTVIARTMLELAARPEQWELLKGGADLEVATEEFIRWVTPIHNMCRTAVDDFEVAGERVLAGEQLVLMYPAANRDPAHFERPETFDVTRDPNHHLAFGFGTHFCLGSSLARLEIRIFFEELLSRVDELAVVDGSVEEMPNAFVYGLRSASMELGRA; encoded by the coding sequence GTGACCGCTGCAGCCAAGCCCGCCCACGAGCGGCAGATCGACCTTCTCGAAGGTGACTTCTATGTGAATGACCCCTATCCCACGTACGCCTGGATGCGCGACAACGCGCCCGCATACTGGGACGCGGCGAACGAGCTGTGGGGCATCTCGCGCTACGACGACGTGGTCGAGATCGAAAAGGCGAAGGCGCAGTTCATCAACGGTGGCCAGGACAAGGGTGGGTACCGGCCCAACATCCCCGCAGACCCGGCCATCATTGGCCTCGACGACCCACACCACTCGGCCCGCCGCAAGCTCGTGTCGCGCCGCTTCACGCCACGGGCGGTGATGAGCTTCGAGGACCACATCCGGGGTGTGGTCAAGGCTCTCTTCGACGCCGCCATGGGCCACGATGGCCCTGTCGAGGTAGTGGGAGAACTTGCGGCGCCGCTGCCCGCCGAGATGATCGGCATGCTGCTGGGGTTCCCCGAGGAGATGACCCCGAAGCTGCAGGACTGGTCGGAGCGCACCATCGCCCTTGGTGGCGGCCCCGGCTACTTCAACGAGGACGGCATCGCCGCGGCGATGGAGTTCGCTGCCGCGTCCGCTGATCTCTACGAGGAGAAGAAGGGCTGCCCGGCTGAGGACGTGATGTCGGCCTGGACCACCGCCGAGGTGCCGGGCCACGACTTCGGTGTCGACGAAGTGATCTCGGACTGCCTGCTGCTGCTCGACGGCGGGGCCGAGACCACGCGTACGGTCATCGCCCGCACGATGCTCGAGCTTGCCGCACGACCCGAGCAGTGGGAGCTTCTCAAGGGCGGTGCCGACCTCGAAGTCGCCACCGAGGAGTTCATCCGCTGGGTCACTCCGATCCACAACATGTGTCGCACAGCGGTCGATGACTTCGAGGTGGCCGGCGAGCGGGTGCTGGCAGGCGAGCAGCTCGTGCTCATGTACCCCGCAGCCAACCGCGATCCGGCACACTTCGAGCGGCCCGAGACGTTCGACGTGACCCGCGACCCCAACCACCACCTGGCGTTCGGGTTCGGCACCCACTTCTGCCTGGGGTCATCGCTTGCCCGCCTCGAGATACGCATCTTCTTCGAGGAGCTGCTGTCGCGTGTCGATGAGCTGGCGGTCGTTGACGGCTCGGTCGAGGAGATGCCCAACGCGTTCGTATATGGCCTGCGCTCGGCAAGCATGGAGCTGGGGCGCGCCTGA